The Victivallis sp. Marseille-Q1083 DNA window ATAGCTTCGCGATAATCTCAAATTTTTCAATCAACCCCGGCGAATTCACATCCGCCTTAATTCTTCACGCCTTTTTTCAGCGATTTTTTACCCAATTCTGCACCAACTCGTACTGTTTGCTTGTTTTCAAAGCTTTTGCCGGTGGCTCAAACTGCTTCCTGTTCACTTTTCCTCTATTTCGCTGAATTCATATTCTCATTCTGCAACCCGACAGTTATCGCAATATATCCACAAGACAAACGACACAAACTTTTTACACCCCCAAATCACGGTTAAAACATCTCAGGAAAACTATTACTTATCGGAACTGGTCTCCTCTCTAGCAACTTCAGCAATAAACGCATTCCAAATATCATCTCCATCGTATTTTTCATCCATGGCAAATACGGTTGAAGTTATCCCTTCCGGTAAATCCGGCCAATTATGCGAAAACATCATATGCAGCGGAATCAAATCGTTCTTCCAAGCCGCCGCCAGCGACAAGTGCGGAAACGGGCTGTCAAATTCGGCATCCAACGTGATAATCCGTTTGATGCGCTGATCTGGCTGGCGGAGCACTGCTAAGGCAGCCAGTTGCCCTGCCATGCCACTCCCAGCCACATAAATCGGTAAAGCTGCCCATTCCGGTCGTTCCAATACTTGCTTTAACTGCAACTCCATTTGTTCTGGATGCTCCAGATAATGTTCATCTACCGGCAAAGAAATTGGAATCGCCCCTGCTTCAGCCAGCCGAAGCAAGCCATCCATACGGGAGCCGAAGCCAATATGATCCATTCCACCGGCCAGAAGGATCACTCTATTGGCATCTGGCAATGGCGGATAGACCAGCAATTCATCCGAGACGCCTCCTTTCGGCTGCAGCCAACCATCGGTCACCGTCTGCGGTAAGGTCTGCCAAAGCATCAGAAATTCCGGCGAAGGAAACTCCACTCCCATCTCGCGGCTGCGCATCGCGTCGATGATGAATTGTTGAATCAACAGATAGGCGATTTCACCCGGAGCATGATAATTCCGCAATTCCCGGAAATGCGGTGGTGTGATTCCATGCCACACCTCACCACCGACCTCCCGCTGCCACCGGACAGCCTCCAGCGTAGGAATCATGCCCGGACACCCCCAAGTGTTCAACGCCAACAGTTTGGACCGGTTCGGTTTCGCCGGTTTCGCCAAATTAGTCGCGCCGCACCACGCTGCAGCAGCAATCCGCTCCGGCATCGCCGTCGCCATCTGGCCGGCCAGATTGCCGCCGGCAGATTCCCCGACGACAAAGAAAGGCCGTTTTTCAATTTCGAATTCAGTACAAAGATGATCCTGAACCGCACAAACGACTTCAAACCATTCTCCGCCCAGATAATTGCCATAGGAATGTCGAAAGCCCTGAGGATTAATCTTGACGAACATACTGAAAACCGTGCAGTTATTTTCAAACCAAAATGCCCCCAACCAACCACGATTGGCCAAAAAGGTACTACCATCCTCACCGTTAAACGGAGCATAGAACACCATATTGGAAGCAGCTGGAAGCGGTCTTCCCTCCCCGTCAACCGGAATCACATAACTTACCTGAGTGGTCGGTGTTTCCGGGAATCCTATCCGTACCTGGAATTCACCGACCAAAAACGGCCGGCCGCTGATCAGCCGGACCTCCCGCTGTTCACGACGAGCCCATTTCCACGGTTCGCTCCGCCAGCACCAAACCATTGCAATTCCAATCATTATTATGACCAGAACCACAACGAACGTCCAGCGCCTTCCTTCTTGTTTTCCCATTGATGATTATTCCCTACCATAATTAAGCAAAATGCTGCTAAACCGGAGCATATTCTGCTTCAATATAGATAAAGATTTCCCTTTTCATCCAGCAACGGAGACCAGTAAACATCCATGCGCAGCAAATCCATCCCCTCAACCGATTCAGCATGCCCATCGAACATCGCAACGCCAGCCTGTCCGTCATGACGGGCACTGATCGGATAACTGCCGTTATTGCGTACCTGTCCCGGAAATACGCCATGATCGCCGGCCAGGAAAAACGGACTGAACCAAGGCAACTTGGCCTTCAAACCGGTCTCGGCCGTCACTGAATCGCCGAGATAAACTAATTTGGCTGCGGTACCATACTTGAGGATCTCGGCAGCCTTGTGTGGCCTACTCCATGGATCCTTCTGCTCACAATAATTACCCAAGTTGCCAAAGGTCGTTTTGTTCATCCCATAACTACCGACCGGTTGCCATTCTGGAGCGGTTCCATTCAACAGCACATCGCGGCTACCGGTCGAATTAAGGGCAAGTGGACAGCAAAAAGTTTCCGGCGTTACACCGTAATTATCGATCAGTACTGCCCACCAGACCGGTTCCCGGTTACCGTCGCGCCAACCGGTAGGCGTTAAACACCAGTTGTTGTAATCGCCCTGATAAAGAGTTACGGCCTCAACCATCTTCTTCAAATAAGCCAGACACTGTGTTCCGCCGGCCGATTGCTGCGAACGCCCCATAATTCCCAACAACAATCCGGCCAGTACGGCCAGAATCGCAACCGCTAACAACAGTTCCACCATCGTGAATGTTCTTTTCATATTTCCCACTCTTTCTCGTTCATTACAGTTACCGGATTACGACTCAATGTTCTCCAATTTTCGTATACCAATAGAGCTGCCCACGCTCATTCAGCAACGGCGACCAGTAAACTTCCGTTTTCAACAACTCCGGCAACTCAAGTGCCGCAGCATGTCCGTCCAGCATGGCGACATTGGCCTGCTGACCATGCCGTAAATAAACCGGATAACTGCCGTCCTCTTTCAAATGATCCGGAAACACGCCATCATCCGCTGACAGATAAATCGGATGAAACCACGGCAACCCGGCCGCACGGCCCTCTTCATAGGTCACCGAATCGCCAAGATAGATCAAATTCGAACTGTTTCCCATGCCGTAGACCACACTGGCCTTGCTGGGCTTGTCCCACGGGTCGCGATTTTTCTCCATATAGCCACCCAAGTTGCCGAAGGTTGTCTTATTCATCCCATAACTGCCCTGCGCCAGCCAATCCGGCCCGACACCGTGCAACAATGTTTCACGGTCATCCGCATCATTCAGCGCCAGCGGACAACAGAAAATTTCCGCCGAGCAACCGTAATCGTCAATTAACACTTCCCACCAATACGGTTCCCGTTTTTCCCATCGCCAACCGGTCGGCGTCAGGCACCAGTCATCATTATCACTCTGATAGAGAATGGCAACGGTGATCATCTGTTTTAAGTTATTAATGCAACGAACATTCTGGGCTGCCAACTTTGCCCGCCACAACGCCGGCAACAGCAATCCCGATAAAATTGCAATAATGGAAATGACTACGAGCAATTCCAGTAATGTGAACTTCTGTCTCACCTTCCCCTCCCAACTGTTTAATAACATAATATTAATCTCAAACTAATCAATAAGTAAATCATTATAAAATTTATGGAATTAAAAACAGTCTGTTACCCTAACAGAATCCACATCTATATAGTACTTTTTACTTTAATTAAAATAGTATCACATAATAACTCAATACAATTCATTATTATATCATTCATTTTGACAAACTGATATGCAAAAACCAGTCCGCCCGGCGAACCACGGTGACGGCCGCTTCGCCGGAATAAGGGAAATCGGTAATTTGTTGAATGCCGTTGAAATCCTCGATCGTAAAAGAATAAAATGTGGTTTCTCCCTTCTGGCCGGTCGAATGAAACATGATGCGGCCGTCATCGTCACCAATTGAGATATTTTCCATCGCTTTGCAGAATTCCACCGCACTTTCTTTCCCGGAATCGTGAATTATCAAAATTTGAGGGACTCCAGGGTCACTTTTTCCTACAATTTTTTCCGCAAGATAATCATTTTTCTCTATTATGGACTCATCATGCCCTTCATCCACGCCGCGGGAAGAATGTTTTGACGGCCCCCAAAGTATCACCAATAGAACAGTCAAAACAATCAGTGCAAAAACCGTAACTGAAATTTTTACCGGTACTTTCATCGCCGTCTCCTAAAAGAGCTTTATACTTTCTCCATCTGTTATTATCGCTGTTTCCGATACTTCAAGAAAACAACACCGGCAGCCGCCACGACAGCCACACCGAAGGCAAACCACATGCCATAATTCAACAGCCAATTCATCCAATTCCGACCGGGCAATCCACCGGTTGAACGGGAACCGGAAGAAGCCGCGGCAGAATGTTGCTCGACCAACTCTTGAAAGTTGCGGAAAAACAACACATGGGCGGTAATCTTTTCCGGTGTTTCAAATAATTTGCTGTCCGGCTTTTCCCGGTTTTCAATCGAACCGATTTCCCGGTTGAAGATCAATTCGCCGCGGGAATTGTAGTGCTTCCGGGCATAAATCTGTTTGGAATCCCGGTCGATCAGAAAAGTTCTGGTATAGGCATAGCGCGAGAAAAAAGCGTCTTTGGGGTCACTGAGCCGATTGGCCGGATAGCCGGTAACGGAAGAGAGAAAAATCGCCTCCGGCAACGTCATCGTCACTTCATAACATGGTTTCTGGCAATAATCAGCCTCCCGCACCGAAAAGGAACTTCCCTCAATTTCTTTGGCCGGCACTTCCAGATACAGGGAATCCCAATACCACAACGGCGAAGCCTCATCGATGCGGGCGACAACCGCCGGGGTGATACCGTATTGGCCGGTATCATTCTGCAGATAAGTCTCGCCGGAGTCCAAATCCAATCGGCGGCATACGGAACCGTCGCGGTTGACCAGATAAGCAAATTTCCCCTTTACTCTCCGGCCAGCCGGTTCCGAATATTCCACCCCCGCCGCATAGCTGATTTTTTTACCAAACTGCAGCGCCTCAATCAAAATTTCCTTCTCCGGCAGCTCATCGGCACAAGCTATCGCACAAAATAATAGACCAATCAAAAATACTACTATTTTTCTCATTGTTATTCTCTATATAAAAATTATAACTATAGAGTGCTTAATTATATCCCAGCATGAGAAGTACACGATTCCGAGTACCGAGGATGTGTATAATCTATATAATATTTACTATCAATCAAAGATTGGGAAACAATTGCTCCTGTTGTACTATCTTTGTCTCGACGATAAGTACACTTTCTCCTCAGATACAAATGCGCTTCTCGACGAGAATAGCCATTTCCTGACCCATCATGTGGTGGTGAAGAGAACCCTAAAG harbors:
- a CDS encoding alpha/beta hydrolase fold domain-containing protein; amino-acid sequence: MGKQEGRRWTFVVVLVIIMIGIAMVWCWRSEPWKWARREQREVRLISGRPFLVGEFQVRIGFPETPTTQVSYVIPVDGEGRPLPAASNMVFYAPFNGEDGSTFLANRGWLGAFWFENNCTVFSMFVKINPQGFRHSYGNYLGGEWFEVVCAVQDHLCTEFEIEKRPFFVVGESAGGNLAGQMATAMPERIAAAAWCGATNLAKPAKPNRSKLLALNTWGCPGMIPTLEAVRWQREVGGEVWHGITPPHFRELRNYHAPGEIAYLLIQQFIIDAMRSREMGVEFPSPEFLMLWQTLPQTVTDGWLQPKGGVSDELLVYPPLPDANRVILLAGGMDHIGFGSRMDGLLRLAEAGAIPISLPVDEHYLEHPEQMELQLKQVLERPEWAALPIYVAGSGMAGQLAALAVLRQPDQRIKRIITLDAEFDSPFPHLSLAAAWKNDLIPLHMMFSHNWPDLPEGITSTVFAMDEKYDGDDIWNAFIAEVAREETSSDK
- a CDS encoding type II secretion system protein — its product is MKRTFTMVELLLAVAILAVLAGLLLGIMGRSQQSAGGTQCLAYLKKMVEAVTLYQGDYNNWCLTPTGWRDGNREPVWWAVLIDNYGVTPETFCCPLALNSTGSRDVLLNGTAPEWQPVGSYGMNKTTFGNLGNYCEQKDPWSRPHKAAEILKYGTAAKLVYLGDSVTAETGLKAKLPWFSPFFLAGDHGVFPGQVRNNGSYPISARHDGQAGVAMFDGHAESVEGMDLLRMDVYWSPLLDEKGNLYLY
- a CDS encoding prepilin-type N-terminal cleavage/methylation domain-containing protein — its product is MRQKFTLLELLVVISIIAILSGLLLPALWRAKLAAQNVRCINNLKQMITVAILYQSDNDDWCLTPTGWRWEKREPYWWEVLIDDYGCSAEIFCCPLALNDADDRETLLHGVGPDWLAQGSYGMNKTTFGNLGGYMEKNRDPWDKPSKASVVYGMGNSSNLIYLGDSVTYEEGRAAGLPWFHPIYLSADDGVFPDHLKEDGSYPVYLRHGQQANVAMLDGHAAALELPELLKTEVYWSPLLNERGQLYWYTKIGEH